In the genome of Cryptomeria japonica chromosome 8, Sugi_1.0, whole genome shotgun sequence, one region contains:
- the LOC131857715 gene encoding histone H2A.Z-specific chaperone CHZ1-like, whose product MAEEKKAEEAPTTEQSVDMQPPSVKEHHVESQLPLVTSTPQKEQTKSGKEKPEEKSVEKKEKEEKIDNKDQEKKNKTLIDDGDEDSVSIKGPIDMDNLSSFELIEIDTSMQSHTHKKRLKE is encoded by the coding sequence ATGGCTGAGGAAAAGAAGGCAGAGGAGGCACCGACTACTGAACAAAGTGTGGACATGCAACCACCATCGGTAAAGGAACATCACGTTGAAAGTCAACTACCACTGGTCACTTCAACACCACAGAAGGAACAAACAAAGTCAGGGAAAGAGAAACCTGAGGAAAAGTCAGTAGAgaaaaaggagaaagaggagaagatAGATAATAAGGATCAAGAGAAGAAGAATAAAACCTTGATCGATGATGGTGATGAGGACTCTGTGAGTATtaaaggtcctatagatatggaCAATCTAAGTTCTTTTGAGTTAATAGAGATTGATACTTCTATGCAATCCCACACacataagaagaggttgaaagagtag